A genomic window from Heterodontus francisci isolate sHetFra1 chromosome 36, sHetFra1.hap1, whole genome shotgun sequence includes:
- the LOC137351469 gene encoding zona pellucida sperm-binding protein 4-like, whose protein sequence is MGCWMVCRSLCFLAGLSLLSAQPLLPGDDVCVTEADWRFECGHPGISSSDCTSQGCCFDPRSSAVHPCFYSLRNSPVCTADGQFLLVISKNLTRPALNLSSLYVKDGQEAECRPKLTTAQLVTFRFPITSCGSTKREENGTLVYETDVLGKRMIQTGKLGSITRDSTFSLHVQCKYKGRQETGLQINVTVYTAPPPPPASEDGILELELRIAKGGNYRSWYVGSDYPIQSFLQDPVFVEVHVKDRTDPMIVLKLRDCWATPVPDLNHEVQWSLLVDGCPYVGDDYQTVLHTVDVFSGLKFPTHHKRFEVKTFVFLQEDSEQPLWKASNNTTFHRLQERRRSTNDHKGTLVSAPGPIIFLEDESALSQKLHEVNDAAGSHWALRGAAIGFMMVSLSLLVVMATMYRMKGPRAVASKCSEIELKADYYLMIRLGMGEVQGDLGVLVNHSLTASIQVQQAVRKKNCMLAFIAIGFEYRSKDVFLQSKSMKSLPLGFSAN, encoded by the exons ATGGGATGTTGGATGGTTTGTCGTTCTCTCTGCTTCTTGGCCGGGCTCTCCTTGCTGTCAGCCCAGCCGCTCCTCCCCGGGGATGATGTTTGTGTTACAGAGGCAGACTGGAGGTTTGAGTGTGGTCACCCCGGGATTAGCAGCAGTGACTGCACCAGCCAGGGCTGCTGCTTTGATCCGCGGAGCTCCGCTGTCCATCCCTGTTTCTACAGCCTGAGAAACAGCCCAG TGTGCACAGCAGATGGTCAGTTCCTCCTAGTGATCTCCAAGAACCTGACCCGTCCTGCCCTCAACCTGTCATCCCTGTATGTGAAAGATGGACAAGAAGCTGAGTGCAGGCCTAAACTAACCACTGCCCAGCTTGTGACCTTCCGCTTCCCAATTACTTCCTGTGGTTCGACCAAGCGG GAGGAGAATGGGACCTTGGTGTATGAAACTGATGTCTTGGGCAAGAGGATGATTCAGACTGGGAAACTGGGCTCAATAACCCGGGACAGCACCTTCAG CCTGCATGTCCAGTGCAAGTACAAGGGGAGGCAAGAAACTGGCTTACAAATCAATGTCACAGTTTACACAgctcctccaccacctccagctTCTGAAGATGGGATTCTGGAACTGGAACTGCGAATTGCAAAAG GTGGTAACTACAGATCCTGGTATGTGGGTAGTGACTACCCCATTCAGAGTTTCCTCCAGGACCCAGTGTTTGTCGAAGTTCATGTGAAGGACCGCACTGACCCAATGATTGTGCTGAAGTTGCGTGACTGCTGGGCAACTCCTGTCCCAGACCTGAACCATGAGGTGCAATGGAGTCTACTGGTGGATGG GTGTCCCTATGTGGGTGATGACTACCAGACTGTCCTTCACACAGTGGATGTGTTTTCTGGCTTGAAATTTCCAACCCATCACAAGCGGTTTGAAGTGAAGACTTTTGTTTTCCTGCAAGAAGATTCTGAACAGCCTCTCTGGAAAG CGAGCAATAACACAACATTCCATCGCCTTCAAG AGAGACGCAGGAGTACAAATGACCACAAGGGAACATTGGTGAGTGCTCCTGGTCCCATCATTTTCCTGGAAGATGAAAGTGCTCTGTCTCAGAAACTACATGAAGTAAATG ATGCTGCTGGGTCTCATTGGGCTCTGCGTGGAGCAGCCATTGGCTTCATGATGGTGTCTCTGTCCCTGCTGGTGGTGATGGCTACAATGTACAGAATGAAGGGACCAAGAGCTGTTGCTTCCAAATGTAGTGAAATTGAACT aaaggcagattattatctgatgaTTAGATTGGGAATGGGGGAGGTGcaaggagacctgggtgtccttgtcaaccaTTCGCTgacagcaagcattcaggtgcaacaggcagttagaAAGaagaattgtatgttggccttcattgcaataggatttgagtacaggagcaaggatgtctttctacag AGCAAATCAATGAAGAGCCTGCCTCTGGGCTTCTCAGCCAATTAG